Within the Bacillus carboniphilus genome, the region CAACCGCTCTTGTGCAGCATGCTGGTCAATCAGATATAGCCCCTCATCATTCTGCGCAATAATGTATGTCCCATGTGCTTGACCAACAAAATAGAGAGGTGGTATTCGATATTCGCTTTGTTCCTCTTGAGGTTCCGCCTGCTCCACATGCGGGGGCTCGTGCCAAACGTCGGTCGATTCAGTATCTACTTCTCTAATAAAAGATGAGTCTACTTCTGGTTGGAATGATACAGGACTCGTTGGTTCCGGTTGTGTCACCACATGAGTTGGTATTTCTTTGTGAAATGGTCGATCCACTTTGAGTTCTTCTGTTGTTGGAGCATCCCACTGTAATGTCGTTTGTACCGGCTTCTCTTCCCGCTTTACAAACCCTTTAGCCGCAGATGGAATCAACGTTTCTTTCCGCCATCTACTTCTAATGGCATCGGTTACCTGCTCCTTTAATTCCCCTTCTTTACTGAAGCGAACCTCGAGCTTGGAAGGATGAACATTCACATCCAGCAGTAATGGGTCCATCTTAATATCCAATAGACAAATCGGATAGCGACCGATTGGTAAAAAGGTATGGAAGCCATCCATTATGGCTTTTTGAATCGCATGATTTCGAATAAAACGTCCGTTCACAATGATGGTCATGTAATGGCGGGAAGCTCTCGTTACCTCTGGCTTAGCCATGTAGCCTTTGATTTCAAAATCAAGTGAAGATGCTTCAAACGTAACCATGTCTTTCGCAATTCCTACACCATATATAGAGGCCAAAACTTGAACAGGGTCTCCGTTTCCACTTGTTTGCAAAAGCTTTTTACCGTTATGCACTAAGCGGAAGGAGACATTTGGATAACAAAGAGCGATTCGACTGACAACGTCCGTAATATGACCTAATTCTGTATGAAGCGTCTTCATGTATTTGAGACGAGCCGGCGTGTTGAAAAAAAGCTCCTGAACCGTTAAATCCGTCCCTTTTCTGGCGTGAGCCTTTTCAAAAGAGACAACATGCCCACCATCCAACTCAATTTTGCTACCTTCGTCTTCCGTAATAGAGCACGTTTGCAAAGTCACTTTGGAGACAGAGGCAATACTCGGAAGTGCCTCACCACGAAATCCAAGTGTACGAACACGGAACAAATCCTCTTCATTTTGAATTTTACTCGTAGCATGTCGTTTAAAAGCCGTGACAACATCCTCATGTTCAATTCCCGAACCGTTGTCAATAATTCGAATTTCTTCGAGACCCGCTTCCTTTACCAGAATATCGATTACTGTACTACTAGCGTCAACTGCATTTTCGACCAATTCTTTTACGACGGAGGCAGGGCGCTCCACTACTTCACCAGCCGCTATTTTGTTAGACAGATGATCACCAAGTTCATGAATTCTCCCCATGTTTTAGCCTCCTTCCATAATTATTTCAACAATTTCTGTAGCTTATATAATGCGTTCATCGCATCCATTGGCGTCATTTCCATGAGCTCTAATTTTTCTAACTCCTCAACTAGTTCGGAATGCTTTTTCAAGCCCTTTTCTTGAAGGGGTTCACTTTTCTCTTCCACGAAAAATGAAAGTTGCTCATCCTGAGAGGTCATTTCTTTAACCTGGCTTTCAGCCTTAACAGGAGTATCTTCCTTATTTTCAAAGGTTGCTAAAATTTCTTGGGCACGCTGAATCACTTCACGTGGTAGTTCTGCGAGCTCTGCGACATGAATACCATAGCTTTTGTCAGCAGCTCCCTCTTTCAGCTTGTGTAAAAAGACAACTTTCCCATTTTCTTCAGATACGCTCACGTGAATATTTTTCAACCTTGGTAATTCGTTTGCAAGCACCGTTAATTCATGGTAATGGGTTGAAAATAAAGTCTTTGCGCCAATTTCGTTATGCACGTACTCAATCATCGCTTGCGCAAGTGACATCCCATCATACGTAGAAGTACCTCTTCCAATTTCATCAAATAAGATGAGACTGTTTTGAGTCGCTTTCGTTAGAGCATTTTTGGCTTCTAACATCTCAACCATGAATGTACTTTGCCCTGACACAAGGTCATCAGCGGCTCCAATTCTAGTAAAAATTTGATCAAAGATCGGGAGTGCCGCTTGGTCAGCTGGAACAAAGCAACCAATTTGAGCCATAATGGCAGTCAATGCTACCTGTCTCATATACGTACTTTTACCAGCCATATTAGGACCCGTAATTAGCAACAGCTCTCGTTCAGCATCCATATAGCAATCATTTGGTACATACGTCTGCATACCTAATACTTTCTCAACCACTGCATGTCTACCATTTTGAATCACTAGCTTGCGGTCCTTCGAAAAGGTTGGCCTTACAAAGTGACGTTCCTCACTAATGGTTGCAAAGCTTTGTAAAACATCAATTTCACTGATCGCTTTCGCCAAAGCTTGTAATCTCGGAATATACTGTTTGATTTCTTCACGAATCCCAACAAATAGGTCATATTCAAGCTCTACACTTTTCTCTTCTGCTTCTAAAATTAAAGCTTCTTTTTCTTTTAGATCAGGGGTAATAAAACGTTCCGCATTCGTTAACGTTTGCTTCCGGTCGTATTGTCCTTCTTTTAAGAGGTGTAAATTCGCTTTCGTCACTTCAATATAGTAACCAAATACACGGTTATAACCGACCTTTAATGATTTAATTCCTGTCTTTCTGCGTTCTTCCTGTTCCAGTTCAGCAATCCATGTCTTCCCGTTTCTACTTGCTTCCCTGTATTGGTCCAGTTTCTCATGGTATCCGTCTTTAATTAACCCACCTTCTTTTACAGAAATAGGCGGATTCTCTTGAATCGCTTTGTCTAGAAGTTCATAAACCTCCTCACAAGCATCCAGGTAGTCATCCCACTTAGTTGAAGTAGAAAGAAGCCCGAGAACGATATTTTTTATATCAGGAATTTGACTTAGTGAATTTTTTAGTTGAATAAAATCACGCCCGTTCACATTTCCGAACGCAATTCGTCCCGCTAAACGTTCTAAATCATACACCTTTTGTAATTTTTCTCGAAGGTCCTGACGTTCAAAGAAACGGCCCTTCAAAATTTCAACAAAATTCACTCGCTCTTCAATTTCGCGTTCACTTGTAAGCGGTCGGTCGATCCACGTTTTCAGGAGACGCCCACCCATCGCTGTTGCCGTTTCATCTAAGAGCCAAAGTAAACTACCTTTCTTGTCCTTCGTTCTAATCGTTTCCGTAAGCTCCAAGTTCCGCTTGGAATACTCGTCCATTTTTAAATAATGTTGAGTTTGATAGATTTCAGCCGCTTGTAGATGATCTAAGTTTCTTTTCTGTGTCCGGTGCAAATAGCTTAATATTCTGGTAACCGTTGAAATTTCTTCTGGATGAGTAAGGTTTTTCAACAATTGCGGGAACGAAGCTGTATCGTCGTCTTTCTCCTGAACAGAGATGGTAACCCCATACCGATTTTGAAGAGTGTCAGTCCATTGGTCCTTAAAGTTTTGTGGAACGACCACTTCCTTCGCCCCTATCAAGGCACACTCACTAAAGCAGTCCTCCACCGTTTCAAACATCGTCAGCTTCAGCTCTCCCGTAGATAAATCACAATAGGTAAAACCGTAACGCTCATCGAACGGCGTGATTGAAACCATATAATTATTTTCTTTATCCTCTAATGTATGGCTATCCATCAATGTACCAGGAGTGATCAACTGAACAACTTCACGCTTCACTACTCCCTTTGCCTGCCGAGGATCTTCTACCTGCTCGCATATAGCCACTTTCTTACCTTTTCGAATCAACTGATCTATGTAATTTGGCGCTGAATGGTAAGGAACCCCACACATCGGAATCCGTTCTTCTCCCCCACCATCTCTGGACGTCAACGTAATTTCTAATTCCTTCGAAGCTTGTATCGCATCTTGAAAAAACATTTCATAAAAATCACCTAAACGGAAAAATAGAAATGCATCTTCATAGTCTTTTTTAATTTGTAAATATTGTTGAATCATAGGCGTATAACCCATCGGTATCACAAAACCTTTCTACGTAACACTGTCTTTTTCATTTCTCCATTATATCATAGAGGCTTGTCCTCTATCACTGGAAGAAATGGTAGATTTGATGAGAATGTGGCCGGAGGTTGGTTCCATTTATTTAGGGTTTTCAGAACTCTGGAAGAGTTATTCGGAACTAAGCTGGCACTTTTCGGAACTCCGAGGATACTTTTCAGAACTTAGAGGGGGTTTTTCGGAACTTGGAGAGACTTTTCAGAACTTGGAGGGGATTTTTCGGAACTTGGAGAGACTTTTCAGAACTTAGTGGGCACTTTTCAGAACTCGCAACCTCCTTTTCGGAACTCGCAACCTCTTTTTCAGAACTTAGAGTACACTTTTCAGAACTCAGCAACTCTTTTTCAGAACTCGCAACCTCATTTTCGGAACTCAGAGGGCACTTTTCAGAACTCGACACCTCTTTTTCAGAACTTAAAACCTTCCTATTGGAAAATCCCCCCTCTATCGGAAATCTCCACCGTCCTATCGGAAAACTTCAGCCTCATATCGGAAATCTCCGCACTCCTATCGGAAAATTCCACCCCCCTATCGGAAATCTCCGCACTCCTATCGGAAAATTCCACTCCCCTATCGGAAGTCTCCGCACTCCTATCGGAAAATTCCACTCCCCTATCGGAAATCTCCGCACTCCTTTCAGAAATTCCTCCCTCCTACTGGAAATACCATCCTCCCTATCAAAGTCCTTCCCCCTTCCAGGCCCTCCCTCAACAGAACCTGTACCAATTCAAAATAAAAAAAACTAGGAAGGACCTGCTTCCTAGTGTTTATTCCTCTTCAGTTCCGATTAAGAAGTCAGGATTTAGTTCCTCGAACTCCTCATCGTCTACATCAAGTTCCCAATCGTGATCGTCTTCTTCGCAGTCTGGGTCGTAGGCTACGCAGATTTTAGTTTCACCAATCACTTCGACTAGGAATTCTCTTTCTGCATTTACAATAATCTTATTTCCGTTAGGGGAAACAACTGCTTCTACGCAGTTTGGCTGTTGAAGCACTTTACACTTTACATCTAGGTCTTCTAGAACATCCTCATCGCGGTATTTTAGCTTAATGACATCGGTATACGGTACTTTGCAAGTACATACATCTGTTTTTGTATTATCGGAGTGGGAGAACCAACAGTTAATATCATAATGTCCGCTAACTTCGACCGTATTACCAGATTTCTTCGCTTCATACGTATGGTTAATGATCCAGGCACCTAGGATGCTCGACGGATTCTTTGTAGGGCTTACCGTATGATTAGACTGTGTAAATTTACGACCTTTTGCCACGACAGCCTTTGTAATAATCTCTCTATAATCTGCCATGCGAGCTAAACCTCCTCTAGTCTTTTCATTTCATCCTATGCGGGACAATAGACTAGTGTGCGAATATTTATTGGATGATTATTTTGGAATTTGCATAGGCTAAAAACTATTACATCATATGCTATGGGTGCATTTGTGTGTGTGTCTAGGGATTTTCTTTTTGGGGAAATGGGCGAAATTGTTTTGGAGGATTTTTGTGAAAATGATCAGTTTACTTTAGGTTTGTAGGCTTTTGGTGTCATTGGGGGTCAATGGTTACCATTCTGACTCTGGTTTACTCAAAACGGGCATCATTACTCCACTTTGTAACCATTTCCACCGATCACCCCCGTAAAACCGACCTCATTCTTACAGAAAATCAACCACCCCTCCAATATTCACACCAACAAAAAAACCCGCTCCACCAAAGCGAGCGGGCCATACATATTATGAGCAGCTTGAGCCACTTGTGTTTTCTACTTGTGAACCAGTTTCCCCACGAAGGAGGTCACCGCCAGTTGACTCAATGATTTGGTTTGTTACTGTGTTTGAAATGGTGTGTGCTACAACTTGAAGTAGGTCATTTACTTCTACTTGTGAGCTTTTGAATTCTTGAACAACCGGAATTTCATCAATTTCTTGTTCAATCTTTTCAATCTTTGCTTCCACCATTTTTAATGCTTCTGTTTTACCGAAGTGCTGGAAGTTAACAGCCGACTTTTGTAAACTCTTTAGGCTCGCGATTTTTTCACGGACCTTTTGGTTTTGGTTAATTTGTGCCTCTGCACGTTTGAAGAAATCCACTTCTTCCGTTTCTGAAATCATTGCTGCTAATTCACGTGCACGTGCGATAATATCTTCTTTAGTATATTTTGCCATGTTAGTTCACCTCTACCGTTTCCTCGATCATTTCACCGTCAAGCGTCCAAGTTTTTGCTTCATTCACTTTTACTTTTACAATCTGGCCAATGGCAGACTTTGGACCTCTAAAGTTAACCAGTTTGTTTTTGCTTGTATAACCTGCTAATACATCTGGGTTATTTTTACTTTCTCCTTCAACTAATACCTCGACCACCTGGCCTTCGTATTTTTTCATCGCTTCTGCAGAAAGTTCATTTACCAGCGCATTTAAGCGCTGTAGACGTTCCTTTTTCACTTCCATCGGAACATTATCCTTCATTTTAGCTGCAGGCGTTCCCTCACGAGGAGAATAGATGAACGTATAGGCCGCTTCAAATCCAACCTCACGATATAATGAAAGGGTTTCTTGGAATTGCTCTTCCGTTTCATTTGGGAAACCTACAATAATATCTGTTGTAAAAGTAGCATCCGGAATGGCTTTTTTAATTTTAGCAACAAGATTCAGGAAATGTTCACGCGTATATTTTCTCGCCATAATCTTTAATACATCACTTGAACCAGATTGAACTGGAAGGTGAATGTGATCCATTAAGTTGCCTTTTTTCGCTAATACTTCAATTAAACGATCATCGAAATCACGTGGATGACTGGTTGTGAAACGGATACGTGGGATATCAATAGAACGAAGCTCATCCATTAAGTCACCTAGTCCGTACTTCATATCCTCGAAATCTTTTCCGTACGCGTTTACGTTTTGACCAAGAAGTGTAATTTCTTTATACCCTTGAGCTGCCAAGTGGCGAACCTCTTGGATGATATCTTCAGGGCGACGACTTCTTTCCTTACCACGCGTATATGGAACGATACAATACGTACAGAACTTATCGCAACCGTACATAATGTTGACCCAACCTTTGATTTGGCCCTTGCGCACTTTTGGAAGGTTCTCAATCACGTCCCCTTCTTTAGACCAAACTTCCACAACCATTGCTTTTTGCATGTACGCTTCTTTCAAAATGTGTGGTAGGCGGTGAATGTTGTGTGTACCAAAAATCATATCAACATTTTGGTATGATTGAAGAATCTTATTTACCACTGATTCCTCTTGAGACATACAACCACAAACCCCGATTAAAAGATCAGGTTTTTCTGTTTTCAAATGTTTCAAATGTCCAAGCTCACCAAACACTTTGTTCTCCGCATTTTCACGAATCGCACAAGTGTTTAGAAGGATGACATCAGAATCTTCCACTGTAGCTGATGGCTCATACCCAAGTGCCATGAAGATCCCAGCCATAACTTCTGTGTCGTGTTCGTTCATTTGACAGCCATACGTTCTAATGTAAAATTTCTTACCGTCTCCAAGACCTCTGAACTCCTCAGAGATTTTAAAGTCTTTGTGATATTTTACTTCTTCTTTTCCTCGTTTTTTGGCGTCCTTTAAGTTGGGAGGAATATAAACAGACTGAAAATACTTGCTGTAATCCTTCTCGGATTTTTTGTCCGCGGGCTTAACAGCTTCTACTTGTTGTCCTTCTTTTCTTTGATTTTCATTCATCTATAAGAACTCCTTTCTCCTACGTTTATAGACGAAACGCAATAAAATTAAAACGACATAAATCACACTTTATCCAAATAAAACTCGATTAGCCTGAGTTCTGTCAGCTTGTTTACCAAGTAAACAACCCACAATTCTACACATTACCTTAGTATAAAGGTTTTTCTAGGCTGAAACAATAGGGGAGACTTTGGGAAAAGTGGCAGGTTCGTGAAGATTTGGATAGGAAGAAAAAGAAAAATCTCTCCCTATCCCAATATGGAATAAAAAGAGATTCTTCCATCTATAACCCTTCTTTTTGACCCAAAGCCTCTTTAGCCTGTTTCACTTTGTCCTCATCACCCATCGCAGCTCCCAGCCTAACAATTTCATTAAGGGTTTCGACTTTCAGGTTTTGGTTAATGTGCATGCTTTGCACAATCCGTGTCATTTCCTCTTCATTCCCAAGAAGTTGGTAGTATTTCAACTGTAGTTCTGCCCCAAACGAGTCTTGGCTTGGATTAAGTGATAAAACGAACTCCTCGGCCTTATGGGGATCTTCTTTTATAAATAGATAGTAATAAGCGTAGGGATAGGCAAAACTTTCGCTCAAATTCATTTCTTCCACGATGGGAATAATCTGTTCAAATAGACTTATATTGTCGGAATAGTAAGCTTCTAAAATAGCAAGACGCACATAAAATTCCGACTCCTCCCTTAAGGACACGATTTCCTTCCCATCGTCAATGGGTACATAAAGACTCACCTCTTCTTGTGTAGCCTGCTTTAAGTGAGAAAGTTCCATGCGTCTTGATTCCCCAGCTTCTACATCCAAGTAAATGAGTTCCTTTTCTGAGTAGCCGTAAAAAATCCCATTTACTTCTCTACTACCAACTGGATAAAAAGTTACTAGAACGGGGTGACCTTTTTCTAACCCAGCTACAATGTCCTCAGCATCACCATAGGTAGGTAAAATAAAAACCCCTTTTTCATCCATAACTTGAAGTAAGTCGGTTAGTGCATAAGTAGAGAAATCTGTAATTTCTGAGATGTTCTCTAAATCTTGGTCCGTCAATTCTTGATTAAAATATTGGAGGATTCTTTCCAAGCCCTGAAAATGAGCATCTTGGAAATTCAACTCTCCTTCAAGGAGTTCTTCGTAGTTCTCAACCATAACCAAAGGGCGTTCCTCTTCTATCTCATTCTCCACTTCTGGCTTCTGATTACAGCCGGTTAACACCATCCATACCAAACTAATGGTAAAAAGAACCCGAATCATGTGCTTGACCCCTGACTTTCTCGACTATGTCCGTTTATCCTTCCATCTAATAGAAAGATCTTTTCATCGGCTCTTTCCGCTATGTGAATGTCATGAGTAATTATGACAACGGTTACCCCATCTACTTTGTTCACTTCTTCTAGTAGTTGAATAATCTTTTCACCTGTTTCTGAATCGAGGTTTCCTGTAGGCTCATCTGCTAGAATGATAGATGGTTTTGTAATAAGGGCTCTGGCAATGGCGACCCGCTGTTGCTCGCCTCCTGATAGTCTGGATGGCAGATGGTTCATCCGATGGCTTAAGCCCACTCTCTCCAATGCTTCTTTTGCATTATTTTTAAGGGCCGATGAGGAAAACATCGACAACAATGGCATCATTACATTTTCTAAAGCCGTTGCCGTTGTTAACAGTTGAAATTGTTGGAAGACATAGCCGATTTTCTCCAATCGAAGCTTGGCTAATTGGTGGTCATTCATTTTATGAACCGGTTGTTCATCCACCCAAATCTCGCCGTGATCAATCGGCTCCAATCCACCCAGTACGTGGAGCAAGGTTGATTTCCCTGATCCAGAAGGACCTTGAATCGACACATAGCTCCCTTTATCTATCGAAAGAGACACATCTTTTAAGACCTCAACCGTTTCACCGCCGGCTACATAACTCTTTTTTACACCCTGAACGTTTATCATCCGTTATCCCCCTTTTTAGGCATTATGCTGCCCCTTTACAACGGCATTCATCTTCATACCTTTCACAATGAGCCAAGTAAACAGGACCATTAGTATGATTGGTGAGATGATCATCAGTGCAACCATCCATATCGGTAACCAAAGATTGGAGAAAAAGGTCAACAGCGCGTATCCTCCCATGGTGCCCAGTACCGAACCTAGTGCGGAAACAATAAAAGCTTCCATACTTAAATAAAGCTGAATTCGTTTCATTGGCCAGCCAATCGAACGAATAATCGAAAATTCCTTTCTCCGTTCGGTAATATTTAAAAATAGTAACAAAAATACCGTTAGGATGGTTAGGACGATTCCAATGATTAGGAAAATCGTTTGATAGCTTTTTAGATTTAGGTCAATCGTTTCCCCAAGAAAGCTTAAGAAGAGAAAATCGGATAAGCTTTGTTGGGTAGCTACAAATAGCATCGACATAAATGTAGTTAAAGCAAGTACCATAGCTAGTAAACCAAACCGTAATGGGCGACGAAGTAATTGATGAAGGACGTAAGAAAGCAGTCCGTTGATCTTGAACATGCGCATAAAACTCCATTCTGTCCCTTCACCTTCTAGCCCAGCACGTGGTGATAGCTTTAAAGATTTTCGGCTGCCGGAGAGGTAACCGATGCTAATAAGTATAATCATGATGAACCAAATCCAGAGGAAGTGGTACCAAACAAGTGATTGAAGCCACATATTGGTTATGATGACCACAGCGATCGGCACCAAACTAATCCCTATAATTTCGAAAGCAAGCACCTGTGCAATTTTTCGTCGAGTCCACCCAATAGCACGGAGAATCGCAAACTCACTCGAACGTTGCAATAGACTATGGGTAATAACTGTGTAGCAGAAAATAAAACTGATTAAAAGCAAGTACACAAACAGTAACACGTTCGTTTTTTCAATTTGGTTTTCAATCGACCAGCTAACGCCTTTTTGTTGCCAACTTTCCTCAACCACTCCAACTTCATCCGCTGAATCACCAGCTAGTTGGACATGCATTTTACTGGCACCCGAACCTAGCATGATTTCGACTTTATGCCCCGTCTGTTCATTTATTTGGTATGCAACCTCTTCTATTTTCCGCTGACTTTCCTCTGATCGTTCCGCTACGTCTTCCACAACAACTCGAATAGACGAAAGTGGTGGAGTGTCATGATACACATGTTTCAATGCGTCTAAGGTAGTGAGCATATCAGGTGCCCCCGGATAGTAGGAAGCTTTTACTGGCAATGGAAGTAACGATGTAGGTTCTATTTCTTCACCTAATCCGTTTTGGATGATCATACTATGATGTGGTGTATAAATATCGAGGGGATCTCCCTCTTCCCAGGATTCCTCAAAAGTAGGAACAATGTTCGATGAGTCGTAAAGTCCAATTACATCGATTGTAAAATCATATGTTTCTCTTTTACCCGATTGGTATCGATAAAATGGGAAATCAACATTAGAGTAAAACGGGCTCGAATTTTGAAATGTCTTAGCTTGTATTGAAGGAATTTCTCCTTGTACACTTTTTAGTAATTCATATTGGAGTGGAGAATAACGAAGTATCTCTGTGGGTGCATACCTTTGTAAATACGGTTCTTCTGAAAAATTCCCCGCTTCATCAAAGTCGATATTTACATTTTTAAATCTGTATTCCGATGATAAGGTTGAAATCTCTAGTTGTGCAACTGGAGTTTCCGTTAACCTTTGGAAAAAACTTCTCGTTCCTGCTGAAAGATCCCCTTCCTCCACTTCATCAGGCAGTATAAACTCTTGTATGATAACCCTATCATTCATTTCGTATTGTGGATCTTG harbors:
- a CDS encoding FtsX-like permease family protein, which translates into the protein MLQYIKASTRERWLLFLTIVLILSCLGVGYAGTQTVTDRIVIQAQSDLEKNWRYQYDILVTPQQDDGLRVLENGWVAPQSSMASYGGISMTDLETIEKIPGVEVAAPVALIGFINYDGMRANYIHAKPGHWYRISSETTAFDGYQTYILKNNSSIQENYDPSLEGSLLYQKMLEERGYPINVLPGATIRYPNEMLLVAIDPEAEDKLYNLSNSVISGSYLDEASIHYDGNAQMNIIPVIGLQDPQYEMNDRVIIQEFILPDEVEEGDLSAGTRSFFQRLTETPVAQLEISTLSSEYRFKNVNIDFDEAGNFSEEPYLQRYAPTEILRYSPLQYELLKSVQGEIPSIQAKTFQNSSPFYSNVDFPFYRYQSGKRETYDFTIDVIGLYDSSNIVPTFEESWEEGDPLDIYTPHHSMIIQNGLGEEIEPTSLLPLPVKASYYPGAPDMLTTLDALKHVYHDTPPLSSIRVVVEDVAERSEESQRKIEEVAYQINEQTGHKVEIMLGSGASKMHVQLAGDSADEVGVVEESWQQKGVSWSIENQIEKTNVLLFVYLLLISFIFCYTVITHSLLQRSSEFAILRAIGWTRRKIAQVLAFEIIGISLVPIAVVIITNMWLQSLVWYHFLWIWFIMIILISIGYLSGSRKSLKLSPRAGLEGEGTEWSFMRMFKINGLLSYVLHQLLRRPLRFGLLAMVLALTTFMSMLFVATQQSLSDFLFLSFLGETIDLNLKSYQTIFLIIGIVLTILTVFLLLFLNITERRKEFSIIRSIGWPMKRIQLYLSMEAFIVSALGSVLGTMGGYALLTFFSNLWLPIWMVALMIISPIILMVLFTWLIVKGMKMNAVVKGQHNA
- the mutL gene encoding DNA mismatch repair endonuclease MutL — encoded protein: MGRIHELGDHLSNKIAAGEVVERPASVVKELVENAVDASSTVIDILVKEAGLEEIRIIDNGSGIEHEDVVTAFKRHATSKIQNEEDLFRVRTLGFRGEALPSIASVSKVTLQTCSITEDEGSKIELDGGHVVSFEKAHARKGTDLTVQELFFNTPARLKYMKTLHTELGHITDVVSRIALCYPNVSFRLVHNGKKLLQTSGNGDPVQVLASIYGVGIAKDMVTFEASSLDFEIKGYMAKPEVTRASRHYMTIIVNGRFIRNHAIQKAIMDGFHTFLPIGRYPICLLDIKMDPLLLDVNVHPSKLEVRFSKEGELKEQVTDAIRSRWRKETLIPSAAKGFVKREEKPVQTTLQWDAPTTEELKVDRPFHKEIPTHVVTQPEPTSPVSFQPEVDSSFIREVDTESTDVWHEPPHVEQAEPQEEQSEYRIPPLYFVGQAHGTYIIAQNDEGLYLIDQHAAQERLKYEFFRVKVQQVPNDVQELLIPLTLEFAPDDFMKITENKSKLESVGVFLEEFGMNSFIVRSHPSWFPKGEEKETIEEMIEQLLQMNKISIEKIREEAAILMSCKGSIKANRYLRQEEIETLLNDLRKASDPFTCPHGRPILVKFTTYELEKMFKRVM
- a CDS encoding outer spore coat protein CotE, encoding MADYREIITKAVVAKGRKFTQSNHTVSPTKNPSSILGAWIINHTYEAKKSGNTVEVSGHYDINCWFSHSDNTKTDVCTCKVPYTDVIKLKYRDEDVLEDLDVKCKVLQQPNCVEAVVSPNGNKIIVNAEREFLVEVIGETKICVAYDPDCEEDDHDWELDVDDEEFEELNPDFLIGTEEE
- the miaB gene encoding tRNA (N6-isopentenyl adenosine(37)-C2)-methylthiotransferase MiaB — translated: MNENQRKEGQQVEAVKPADKKSEKDYSKYFQSVYIPPNLKDAKKRGKEEVKYHKDFKISEEFRGLGDGKKFYIRTYGCQMNEHDTEVMAGIFMALGYEPSATVEDSDVILLNTCAIRENAENKVFGELGHLKHLKTEKPDLLIGVCGCMSQEESVVNKILQSYQNVDMIFGTHNIHRLPHILKEAYMQKAMVVEVWSKEGDVIENLPKVRKGQIKGWVNIMYGCDKFCTYCIVPYTRGKERSRRPEDIIQEVRHLAAQGYKEITLLGQNVNAYGKDFEDMKYGLGDLMDELRSIDIPRIRFTTSHPRDFDDRLIEVLAKKGNLMDHIHLPVQSGSSDVLKIMARKYTREHFLNLVAKIKKAIPDATFTTDIIVGFPNETEEQFQETLSLYREVGFEAAYTFIYSPREGTPAAKMKDNVPMEVKKERLQRLNALVNELSAEAMKKYEGQVVEVLVEGESKNNPDVLAGYTSKNKLVNFRGPKSAIGQIVKVKVNEAKTWTLDGEMIEETVEVN
- a CDS encoding ABC transporter ATP-binding protein, which encodes MINVQGVKKSYVAGGETVEVLKDVSLSIDKGSYVSIQGPSGSGKSTLLHVLGGLEPIDHGEIWVDEQPVHKMNDHQLAKLRLEKIGYVFQQFQLLTTATALENVMMPLLSMFSSSALKNNAKEALERVGLSHRMNHLPSRLSGGEQQRVAIARALITKPSIILADEPTGNLDSETGEKIIQLLEEVNKVDGVTVVIITHDIHIAERADEKIFLLDGRINGHSRESQGSST
- a CDS encoding RicAFT regulatory complex protein RicA family protein, with the translated sequence MAKYTKEDIIARARELAAMISETEEVDFFKRAEAQINQNQKVREKIASLKSLQKSAVNFQHFGKTEALKMVEAKIEKIEQEIDEIPVVQEFKSSQVEVNDLLQVVAHTISNTVTNQIIESTGGDLLRGETGSQVENTSGSSCS
- the mutS gene encoding DNA mismatch repair protein MutS — protein: MGYTPMIQQYLQIKKDYEDAFLFFRLGDFYEMFFQDAIQASKELEITLTSRDGGGEERIPMCGVPYHSAPNYIDQLIRKGKKVAICEQVEDPRQAKGVVKREVVQLITPGTLMDSHTLEDKENNYMVSITPFDERYGFTYCDLSTGELKLTMFETVEDCFSECALIGAKEVVVPQNFKDQWTDTLQNRYGVTISVQEKDDDTASFPQLLKNLTHPEEISTVTRILSYLHRTQKRNLDHLQAAEIYQTQHYLKMDEYSKRNLELTETIRTKDKKGSLLWLLDETATAMGGRLLKTWIDRPLTSEREIEERVNFVEILKGRFFERQDLREKLQKVYDLERLAGRIAFGNVNGRDFIQLKNSLSQIPDIKNIVLGLLSTSTKWDDYLDACEEVYELLDKAIQENPPISVKEGGLIKDGYHEKLDQYREASRNGKTWIAELEQEERRKTGIKSLKVGYNRVFGYYIEVTKANLHLLKEGQYDRKQTLTNAERFITPDLKEKEALILEAEEKSVELEYDLFVGIREEIKQYIPRLQALAKAISEIDVLQSFATISEERHFVRPTFSKDRKLVIQNGRHAVVEKVLGMQTYVPNDCYMDAERELLLITGPNMAGKSTYMRQVALTAIMAQIGCFVPADQAALPIFDQIFTRIGAADDLVSGQSTFMVEMLEAKNALTKATQNSLILFDEIGRGTSTYDGMSLAQAMIEYVHNEIGAKTLFSTHYHELTVLANELPRLKNIHVSVSEENGKVVFLHKLKEGAADKSYGIHVAELAELPREVIQRAQEILATFENKEDTPVKAESQVKEMTSQDEQLSFFVEEKSEPLQEKGLKKHSELVEELEKLELMEMTPMDAMNALYKLQKLLK